One segment of Castanea sativa cultivar Marrone di Chiusa Pesio chromosome 3, ASM4071231v1 DNA contains the following:
- the LOC142629516 gene encoding protein DOWNY MILDEW RESISTANCE 6-like has translation MANSNKPISLTPNFIVPEDKRPQLAHISPLASIPIIDLNDHVTFSLLQKISQACEEYGFFQVINHGVPEELCEKVMTAVTQFFELPPEERAEFFTEDLTKQVKLFNYYLKSEGQEKVTMWSELFSHPWHPFDDFTHLLPQNPPLYREAFAEYAKEIGGLMNRLLSLISQGLGLDKDCLRKRIGDNPRLRAQANFYPSCPDPELTLGLAVHTDLNALTVLQQSAGVTGLQVIKDGKWVAVDPIPNAFVINLGDQIQVLSNGRFKSVHHRAVTDKTHPRVSLAMFYGPNTEDVIGPVEDLIDGEHPPVYRSYRYAEFLEKFYSQEGTRRMVKELFELPK, from the exons ATGGCTAATTCCAACAAACCTATTTCCCTTACACCAAACTTCATTGTCCCAGAAGACAAAAGGCCACAACTTGCACATATATCCCCCTTGGCCTCCATTCCCATCATTGACTTGAATGATCATGTCACTTTCTCATTACTTCAGAAAATCTCACAAGCTTGTGAAGAGTACGGGTTCTTTCAAGTCATCAACCATGGTGTCCCTGAAGAATTATGTGAAAAAGTGATGACTGCTGTTACCCAGTTCTTCGAATTGCCTCCTGAAGAAAGAGCTGAGTTTTTCACTGAAGATCTTACCAAACAAGTCAAACTTTTCAACTACTACCTTAAGTCTGAAGGCCAAGAGAAAGTCACAATGTGGAGTGAACTCTTCTCTCATCCTTGGCATCCATTCGACGATTTCACTCATCTCTTGCCCCAAAATCCACCTTTATACCG TGAGGCCTTTGCTGAATACGCAAAGGAGATTGGTGGCTTGATGAataggcttttgagcttgatttcTCAAGGGCTTGGGCTGGACAAAGATTGTCTGCGTAAAAGGATAGGTGATAATCCTAGACTGAGAGCACAAGCAAATTTTTATCCATCATGTCCAGACCCTGAGCTGACCTTGGGCTTGGCTGTTCACACTGATCTAAATGCACTCACAGTGCTCCAGCAATCAGCCGGAGTGACTGGCCTCCAAGTGATCAAAGATGGGAAATGGGTAGCCGTAGACCCTATTCCAAATGCATTTGTCATCAATTTGGGTGATCAGATTCAG GTATTGAGTAATGGAAGGTTTAAGAGCGTGCACCACAGGGCTGTAACCGACAAAACGCATCCACGAGTGTCACTAGCAATGTTTTACGGACCAAATACGGAAGATGTGATTGGCCCAGTTGAGGACTTGATTGATGGTGAACATCCTCCAGTCTATCGTAGCTATCGTTATGCAGAGTTCCTTGAAAAATTCTACAGCCAAGAAGGAACCAGGCGAATGGTAAAGGAGCTTTTCGAGTTGCCAAAATAG